TCATGGTCTAGTTCAGTAATGGCTAGTCCTTGCAATTCTCACCTGAAAACCCACACTCGAATGCCGCCATCGATGAGCTTGCGGATCACCGGGAGCACAGAGGAAGGTGCATCATTCCACTTGGAGATCGCATCGCTGCACGAGTTCAAATGCTGTCAATTAGACGACAAGAACACTGCATTTTGCCAATTGCCTGTGTTTTTACCTGCAATGAGTCCAAGTGTAGCCAATCTTAGTGGCATTGGCATGTAGAGCTTCTTGCACATCTGGCCTGTTAAAGTATTTCTCGGTGTAATTTGGAACACATGGATCGTAACCTACTGGCTTTCGATGCCATCCACTCTgaaagagaaaggaaaaaaaaagataaactAAAAGTTAACTTCATAGATGAACAAGAAGACTTGCTAAAATGAAGGAAGAACTTACATGTCTAGAGAGTATCTTAggggaggcaccttcaacaaaaTAGGACCTTCTATTTGAAGCCATGGTGGAGTTTGAATCTACACATACTGGAGAATATACGCTATACATATCGATGATATCGTAAACTGCAAAATACTCATCCAATGAACTACTACAGGCGTCGGTGACATTTTCTTTACTGAAATTGCAATTGTTCTTCACATCATGGTAAACTCGATCGGATATCACTGCATGATCCCATGCATAGTCTATCATACCAGTCTGATCTGTTTCATCATCCATCAAGGCATTCCCGATCTAAGAGAGCAATAGTTTCACCTCATTGTTAGCTTCGATACCACTAATTCATGTAAACAGAAGGAGAGGGCATGCATCTTacaatgaaacctttgaaattgaTGTAGTTTTTGGCCGGAACAATCTTATTCTCATCGAAAATCTTCTCCGAAAGTTGTGGCACATAATGCCCTATCATGTAATCATAGAGAAGTCATTTAACTTTCAAGAATTCAAGGTAAGTCTGTGACTTACTTACCGGCATAACTTTCCCCGGCAATATAGAAGTCGTGAGACTTGAATCGTGGAAACCTCTTAAACCAATTCACAAGAAAGATGTAGGCATCTTCAGCTACAATTTGGTAATCAGAAAACAATCGAGTTATGAAACTTATTTTTGATCCAAATGCCTCCATCAAGCTATGAAACTTACCAGTGATCGCGTCTCCTAGTTTGTTCAAGTCAGAGCTTGTATTAGTATATGAAAACCCCACTCCGACCGGCGACTCCAGGAACAGCAAATTGGCCTCTGCAATCAGATAACTATCAGAAATGTTCACACTTCCATTAAGATGTAACTGACAAGGCTTGCCTTTGTTCCATGAATGCCTATTGAGTCCAAGTTCCGGCACGCCCTTTTGGATCAAGAAAGGCCCCAATTCTTCTGCCTCCCCATACCCTATGGAAGAACAGCCAGGCCCTAGACACAAACAATGCTAAGTAAAGACTGAAAACAAGAAATTTGTAACCTTCTTTACTGACAAAGAAAAACAACAAAAGAGATCACTTTTTTGAGGCACACTCCATGAAAACATGGCTAAGCAGAGGCACTCCATCAACACAAATACATCTACCAGTAGCTTCAGATACTTCCATGGCCATTAGGCACTTTCACCAGAGCTTAATTCAGCCATGCAAACAAAGTATTTGACCAAAGCTGGTCAAACAAGAAGCTTTGCTTATGATGAAATCAAGAGAAAGCAGATCCAaggaggatatatatatatatataattttgaccAAGGATGAGATAATAATCCAGTAATTAATACTCCAACCAACGTGTGATTGAATGTCAAAGGCCTTGTTTTGTGTCATGAATGTAAAGAAGCAGAATTAGTTGCTGAGTGAGTTCACCTATAAACCTCTGAATATTTAATGTCAGAACTGGGAAAGAAAGAGAAAGGAGCAAACTGTGCAATGATTGACTGGAGTGCTATGTTTGTTGATGTGATTTAAACTGTCAAATGATTAATTGCTTTGTTTTTCTTTGAGTTATGGCATGAGAGATTAGCAACCGTGACAGTGATTGATCAAAGAGAAGGTAAATAGATGAGGAAGTACCTCCGTTGAGCCAGAGGAGGAGGGGCTTGTTGTGGGCGTCGTGAGTGGCTTCGAAGAACCAGTAGAAGAGGGCGCGGCCGTGAGTCTCGTTGACGGTGATGTAGCCGGCGAATTGGCGGAAGGTCACCGGAGGCTGGCCGGGGAGGCGGGAGACGCGGTCGGCCTGCTGCTGCGCGAAGGCTGCTTCGTGGCCGGAGGAGTGGGACGgggagagaaggagaagagagaagatgaggaagagagagaaagaagaagaagaagaaagcgccaTGAGGTTGAATTGAGCAACAGAAGGAAAGGAATGGTGAATTTATAGTTGTGGGTGATTTTGCAAAATGCCTTAAATAGCCGTGATGGATGAATGAGTGCCAGAGGAGAAAGATCCAACATTAGTGTTAGATGTTAAAACAATTTAATTCGGttggaaaattggttttaaacCCTTAACTTTATCAGCAATTCTAAGGTCCCCTTTTATAAATGGAATAATTAGTCATATAATTACGGCCGGATCTTACTCATAATTCTACCATAATTATATTACATACCATCCCTAGTAAAAATAGACAGAGGATTCAGTACTTTAccgttatttatttattattattattttaattcagTTTCCAAGTCTCTGGGATTTGGACGAGATATTTCTTTAAATATCCTCAATTTTAAATATCTCTAATTGAAAAAGAATATTGTggaagaaatttaaaattattggACATAGAGTTATGTATGTCAGGTGATTtttctcattttatttttttttaaataaaaaatatatatttaatgacGGAATTTGAAACATTTGATAATGAAATATTTAATAAGTGGAttccataaatatttaattgatgagatgtttaattataatatttaggATTGGTAAGAAGTAACATATTTAATTGACGAGGTATATATGGGAATTATTCTTATATGCAGGGTTAACTGTACAATGTccgaaataaaaatataaaaatataattaataaatcaTTATGACTTTACATAGTGGTTCCggtgataaattttaaaatcaattgaaaaacaAAAATTGggtaaaaaatcaaaattatcaaaGATGCACGTCAAGTTTTGATCTTCTTTCTATTCAACCATATtagtctctcctctccttttggGCAACATGATTTTTATTCTCTCGAGACCGTTTAATGACtaacatataaaatattattatcatGAAATCTaagatttgaattttaataaaattaagataAATGTATCTCTTATatattagtcattattccaaaaatTAATAGTCATCCGTAATTTATTTTTTCCATGTTGATCCTGAGATAAATTAACGGAGATATTAAAAACGaatatattcatcttttaccaccgTATTATCCAACTACTTTTACTATTTAGAATTATTCAATACTGTCGGACTAAATCTATTTCTTAATTTCCGATCTAATTAGACGACGCATTGTAGTCATTATAATTTacttaatatatttaaaaatattataatttacaacttatataatataaatttaattttattcatcTACCATTTACATTTAACTACATTTAACTACTACAATATTACAAATGCGTCTCATTTCAGAATTTGAATGgaaagataataataaaaataccagagtatatatttttaaaatacttaattattacaattattttttaataaataaaaaaaattaaaatgagttcAACTTAATCGGTCGTTAGTCGTTGATTCAGCGAGGACGATCCGTAGCATGGCCGTGCATAGCACCGACTCAGCATGTCCATGTCGAACATAAAACAATATAATtttgttggaaaattaattttaaactaataattgttcaaaataattttaaatgagttCAATCCCATCCGCACTTAAATACGAAGTACCGATCGAGTGTGTCCATACAGGCATTGACACTTTGCAGTGCACTTTACATGCATATATGGGTAAGGATGACAATGAGGCAGGATGAAAACAGGTTTATCGTCTCATCTCTGTCACACCCTCATTTTTCTCAGGTTCAGAGATTCTTCAAGTCTAAATCTACGGAGATCAAATCTTCATCCCGGTCTCCATCCCCACCCCATccctaatttaatttatattattattttatcattattattaatgttaatattaatattaatatcaatattaataaaattattattattaatattttcaaaaaattaatattaatattaacactattattattattttttaaaaatcttattattatttattaataataataatattcggggcggatTCGAGAATGAGGATAGTATTCTCATACCTGCCCCGAACCCACCCCATACTTGAAAAAATCGGGGATCCCTATCCTCGTTTCGAATTTTTCCCGTGGGGTCCCGAACCCACGagaaaaattgtcatccctatatATGAGTCTTCATTTCTtattcggcaatttaccaaaaggtgTATGCAGAATTAgaaaattactaaaaaaaaatatatcgtaGTTGTGTATTTATCAAATGTCATAGTTAAATGATGTGAAATTTTTATTTGAACCCTCCCTCCAACCTCCCCTCTTTAGTCATGATTTCCTTGGCATCCGAACCACATTTTGAATCATTGTGATTTAAAAATAATCGTGCGATCATTTTTCTCTCTCCCACTCTCAACACTTGCATGCTTGGGTGCTCTTCGTAACTCTCCGATTGCAACTTAATTTTGTGGCAAAATCATCCCCCTAGTGAAACCCTACGTAAGTGTCTTTGTGTCTCTCTCAAGCAACATCAATCATTTCGACCTAAAAAATCACAGTGTTCGCAAGGCTCTAGTGAAGGGTTTTTGGGTTTTCGTCAATAATCTCCTTTCATAATGGCGCAAAGAAGTGGATCGGGTGTATCATCCTCTCCACTTCAATTATCTGTAAAGGTATCACTTTAGAAACTCTGTGATTTTGAAAAGCTCAATGAgtatgattaaaaaaatttattttttctaaattgTAGGGTTTAGTTAatgttggacagaaactgcattggaacacTGTCTTAtatcactttaaaagtttttttcaaggATCCACAAAGAAATGAAAGCATCATGGAtctgttattttacatgatcGACACATAGCGTTAATCAAACAATCAccctttagtattttttttttacatacaaGATATGCAGCATATCCGTAGTATTTTAgccaatatattttaaaattgggATTCAATtactcaaacctttagattctcaggtacaatttataattttatattttaatcacTAAGTAGTtgtatagtaaaataaaatattttgcaaaggTGAATATTTTAGCCAGCTAATGCACTGATAGTGGATCTTATGGCAAATGAGGGCATGATATGatgtcatatcaggcctaacgtaggcctgatatgacatcatatcaggcccaacatgggtctgatatgatatcatatcaggcccaacgtgggcttgatatgatcaTATCAGGCACAGAGTGTGCCCAATACTTATGTATATGTTCGTAGATATCAACTAATCATTTAACTTAGTCAGGTGTTCCAGTTGCCTTCACAAGAAGAGACGTTTCATTGTTGGCtggtattgcagaccgaggagcttcGATTCCGATCAATTCAAATAAAGCATCTGGTGACCTCTTTCTAAcatacttctcaaacaaaaaagaagcgactagatcaagaattgaggagttgcttaaattttatgccaATTGCATTGACgaagaagattgttggtgcggttatcaCTAAAAATCTAACTTAggatttgatgaatgacaaagtaggttaagttagttttattgtgatctaacactgtgaccaagtgtgcaggagaagcccagctaggtcgacgggccaaccgAATAGCTAGCATGAAATCCAagcag
This genomic stretch from Zingiber officinale cultivar Zhangliang chromosome 7A, Zo_v1.1, whole genome shotgun sequence harbors:
- the LOC122000217 gene encoding serine carboxypeptidase-like 34, encoding MIQNVHCLCLGPGCSSIGYGEAEELGPFLIQKGVPELGLNRHSWNKEANLLFLESPVGVGFSYTNTSSDLNKLGDAITAEDAYIFLVNWFKRFPRFKSHDFYIAGESYAGHYVPQLSEKIFDENKIVPAKNYINFKGFIIGNALMDDETDQTGMIDYAWDHAVISDRVYHDVKNNCNFSKENVTDACSSSLDEYFAVYDIIDMYSVYSPVCVDSNSTMASNRRSYFVEGASPKILSRHSGWHRKPVGYDPCVPNYTEKYFNRPDVQEALHANATKIGYTWTHCSDAISKWNDAPSSVLPVIRKLIDGGIRVWVFSGDTDGRIPVTSTRLTLNKLGLKTIQEWKPWYDRMQVGGWTIIFEGLTFVTVRGAGHQVPTFAPRQARQLIRHFLADQQLPSSPF